One genomic segment of Pongo pygmaeus isolate AG05252 chromosome 19, NHGRI_mPonPyg2-v2.0_pri, whole genome shotgun sequence includes these proteins:
- the ASGR1 gene encoding asialoglycoprotein receptor 1 isoform X2: MTKEYQDLQHLDNEESDHHQLRKGPPPSQPLLQRLCSGPRLLLLSLGLSLLLLVVVCVIGSQNSQLQKELRGLRETFSNFTASTEAQVKGLSTQGGNVGRKMKSLESQLEKQQKDLSEDHSSLLLHVKQFVSDLRSLRCQMAALQGNGSERACCPVNWVEHERSCYWFSRSGKAWADADNYCRLEDAHLVVVTSWEEQKFVQHHTGPVNTWMGLHDQNGPWKWVDGTDYETGFKNWRPEQPDDWYGHGLGGGEDCAHFTDDGRWNDDVCQRPYRWVCETELDKASQEPPLL; the protein is encoded by the exons ATGACCAAGGAGTATCAAGACCTTCAGCATCTGGACAATGAGGAGAGTGACCACCATCAGCTCAGAAAAG GGCCACCTCCTTCTCAGCCCCTCCTGCAGCGTCTCTGCTCCGGACCTCGCCTCCTCCTgctctccctgggcctcagcctcctgctgctGGTGGTTGTCTGTGTGATCGGATCCCAAA ACTCCCAGCTGCAGAAGGAGCTGCGGGGCCTGAGAGAGACGTTCAGCAACTTCACAGCGAGCACCGAGGCCCAGGTCAAGGGCTTGAGCACCCAGG GAGGCAATGTGGGAAGAAAGATGAAGTCTCTGGAGTCCCAGCTGGAGAAACAGCAGAAGGACCTGAGTGAAG ATCACTCCAGCCTGCTGCTCCACGTGAAGCAGTTCGTGTCTGACCTGCGGAGCCTGAGGTGTCAGATGGCGGCGCTCCAGGGCAATG GCTCAGAAAGGGCCTGCTGCCCGGTCAACTGGGTGGAGCACGAGCGCAGCTGCTACTGGTTCTCTCGCTCCGGGAAGGCCTGGGCCGACGCCGACAACTACTGCCGGCTGGAGGACGCGCACCTGGTGGTGGTCACGTCCTGGGAGGAGCAG AAATTTGTCCAGCACCACACAGGCCCTGTGAACACCTGGATGGGCCTCCACGACCAAAACGGGCCCTGGAAGTGGGTGGATGGGACGGACTACGAGACGGGCTTCAA GAACTGGAGGCCGGAGCAGCCGGACGACTGGTACGGCCACGGTCTCGGAGGAGGCGAGGACTGTGCCCACTTCACGGACGACGGCCGCTGGAACGACGACGTCTGCCAGAGGCCCTACCGCTGGGTCTGCGAGACAGAGCTGGACAAGGCCAGCCAGGAGCCACCTCtcctttaa
- the ASGR1 gene encoding asialoglycoprotein receptor 1 isoform X1, producing MKFVGDGVQRTLTQGGSAAEETWQGGPPQPSSSQGTGLTCLFPLLGGRLEGLKGSYCTFSPCTQPKTSGIHGQRKKPSSFPHFQGKQRLPGAGHSIAFQGPPPSQPLLQRLCSGPRLLLLSLGLSLLLLVVVCVIGSQNSQLQKELRGLRETFSNFTASTEAQVKGLSTQGGNVGRKMKSLESQLEKQQKDLSEDHSSLLLHVKQFVSDLRSLRCQMAALQGNGSERACCPVNWVEHERSCYWFSRSGKAWADADNYCRLEDAHLVVVTSWEEQKFVQHHTGPVNTWMGLHDQNGPWKWVDGTDYETGFKNWRPEQPDDWYGHGLGGGEDCAHFTDDGRWNDDVCQRPYRWVCETELDKASQEPPLL from the exons ATGAAGTTCGTGGGGGATGGGGTGCAGCGCACTTTGACGCAAGGAGGGTCGGCAGCGGAGGAGACCTGGCAGGGAGGGCCCCCTCAACCCTCCAGCTCTCAGGGGACAGGGCTAACGTGTCTCTTCCCCCTACTGGGTGGAAGACTTGAGGGCCTGAAGGGTAGCTATTGCACCTTCTCTCCCTGCACGCAGCCAAAGACGAGTGGAATTCATGGACAGAGAAAGAAaccttcctcctttccccactTTCAGGGGAAGCAGCGACTCCCAGGCGCGGGCCACTCAATTGCGTTTCAAG GGCCACCTCCTTCTCAGCCCCTCCTGCAGCGTCTCTGCTCCGGACCTCGCCTCCTCCTgctctccctgggcctcagcctcctgctgctGGTGGTTGTCTGTGTGATCGGATCCCAAA ACTCCCAGCTGCAGAAGGAGCTGCGGGGCCTGAGAGAGACGTTCAGCAACTTCACAGCGAGCACCGAGGCCCAGGTCAAGGGCTTGAGCACCCAGG GAGGCAATGTGGGAAGAAAGATGAAGTCTCTGGAGTCCCAGCTGGAGAAACAGCAGAAGGACCTGAGTGAAG ATCACTCCAGCCTGCTGCTCCACGTGAAGCAGTTCGTGTCTGACCTGCGGAGCCTGAGGTGTCAGATGGCGGCGCTCCAGGGCAATG GCTCAGAAAGGGCCTGCTGCCCGGTCAACTGGGTGGAGCACGAGCGCAGCTGCTACTGGTTCTCTCGCTCCGGGAAGGCCTGGGCCGACGCCGACAACTACTGCCGGCTGGAGGACGCGCACCTGGTGGTGGTCACGTCCTGGGAGGAGCAG AAATTTGTCCAGCACCACACAGGCCCTGTGAACACCTGGATGGGCCTCCACGACCAAAACGGGCCCTGGAAGTGGGTGGATGGGACGGACTACGAGACGGGCTTCAA GAACTGGAGGCCGGAGCAGCCGGACGACTGGTACGGCCACGGTCTCGGAGGAGGCGAGGACTGTGCCCACTTCACGGACGACGGCCGCTGGAACGACGACGTCTGCCAGAGGCCCTACCGCTGGGTCTGCGAGACAGAGCTGGACAAGGCCAGCCAGGAGCCACCTCtcctttaa